Proteins co-encoded in one Cupriavidus metallidurans CH34 genomic window:
- a CDS encoding Bug family tripartite tricarboxylate transporter substrate binding protein — MLFPCFSSRRQTTPAASGGMPRAQRGRLAVIAALSALCLPGGMLPTSAWADSGTPLKLVVTFPPGGSTDIAARIVQPKLAEVLGRPVVVENRPGAASQVATQYVARSAPDGNTLLISFDTHAINPIAKSRLPYDTFKDFSGVTLALRFPLVIGAHPSVPGKDLRGFLDAARRAPNQYSYASTGLGSMNHLVAEDLKRQAGVELLHVPYAGGGPAVQAVLGNVSSLTLLSYAALKGQIAAGRIKPLAVTGANRLPDLPDVPTVAESGFPGFEAYSWIGVFAPSGTPPAVARKLTSDFQAALNDPETHRKLTQAGFEVMATDGPALDRYAREQYERWKAFVVKTGLKLEE; from the coding sequence ATGCTGTTCCCTTGTTTCTCCTCGCGCCGGCAAACCACGCCGGCCGCTTCTGGCGGGATGCCGCGCGCGCAACGCGGCAGGCTTGCCGTCATCGCCGCGCTGTCCGCGCTGTGTCTGCCCGGCGGCATGTTGCCGACTTCCGCCTGGGCGGATAGTGGAACGCCATTGAAGCTCGTCGTCACCTTCCCGCCCGGGGGCAGCACGGATATCGCCGCGCGCATCGTGCAGCCCAAGTTGGCGGAGGTGTTAGGGCGTCCCGTGGTGGTGGAGAACCGTCCCGGCGCCGCGAGTCAGGTCGCGACGCAGTACGTGGCGCGCTCCGCGCCGGACGGCAACACCTTGCTGATCAGCTTCGATACCCATGCGATCAATCCCATCGCGAAATCCCGGCTGCCGTATGACACCTTCAAGGATTTCTCCGGTGTCACGCTGGCGCTGCGTTTCCCACTGGTGATCGGTGCCCATCCGTCGGTGCCCGGCAAGGACCTGCGCGGATTCCTGGATGCCGCGCGGCGCGCGCCCAATCAGTACAGCTACGCGTCCACCGGTCTTGGTTCGATGAACCATCTCGTCGCGGAGGACTTGAAGCGTCAGGCCGGGGTGGAACTGCTGCACGTGCCTTACGCCGGCGGGGGGCCGGCTGTGCAGGCCGTGCTGGGGAACGTGTCGAGCCTGACGCTGCTGAGCTACGCCGCGCTCAAGGGCCAGATCGCTGCGGGGCGCATCAAGCCCCTCGCTGTGACCGGCGCCAACCGACTGCCTGATCTGCCCGATGTGCCGACGGTGGCGGAGTCCGGATTCCCGGGCTTCGAGGCGTACTCGTGGATTGGCGTGTTCGCGCCGTCCGGCACGCCACCGGCCGTGGCGCGCAAGCTGACCAGCGACTTCCAGGCCGCCCTTAATGATCCGGAGACCCACCGCAAGCTGACGCAGGCAGGGTTCGAGGTGATGGCCACCGATGGTCCGGCGCTCGATCGTTACGCTCGCGAGCAGTATGAACGCTGGAAAGCCTTCGTCGTGAAGACCGGGCTGAAGCTGGAGGAGTAG
- a CDS encoding thiamine pyrophosphate-binding protein, producing the protein MTKMNGAEAMVRMLQLNGVKHIFGLCGDTSLPFYDALARLDHGMDHVLARDERSAAYMADAYARVTGKVGVCEGPSGGGATYLLPGLVEANESSVPVLGITSDVSVNSRGKYPLTELDQESLYRPLTKWNTTIDRADQIPDAVRAAFRAMTTGKPGSAHLCLPYDVQKHDVDPAGIWAQAGHDRFPALRYAPDPDEVDRAARRLTEARAPLIICGGGVVISGACAELDTLATSLNAPVCTTVSGQGSLADTHPLNAGVVGANGGIPATRDLVANADVVLFIGCRAGSTTTEHWRFPGRNVPILHIDIDPMVIAANYNTDVGMVGDALLALRMLNAAVRDRLPMRRADTADGRALVEVARAAKRASFAPLAASLERPIKPERVVDTLNRLLPEDAIVVADPGTPCPYFSAYHESRRAGRQFITNRAHGALGFSLAAGIGASLGRPGTTVVSVMGDGSFGFTCGEMETLVRRRIPLKMIVFSNSVFGWIKASQKAGYDRRYFSVDFSRTDHARVAEAFGVRAWRVEDPAMLDAAIRAALEHDGPALVDVITQELQDAAAPVSQWMG; encoded by the coding sequence ATGACCAAGATGAACGGCGCCGAAGCGATGGTGCGTATGCTCCAGCTCAACGGTGTGAAGCACATTTTTGGCTTGTGTGGCGATACCAGCCTGCCTTTTTACGATGCTCTGGCCCGTCTGGACCATGGCATGGACCACGTGCTGGCGCGCGACGAGCGCAGCGCCGCGTACATGGCGGACGCCTACGCCCGCGTCACGGGCAAGGTCGGCGTGTGTGAGGGTCCGAGTGGAGGAGGCGCCACATATCTGTTGCCGGGGCTGGTGGAGGCCAATGAATCGTCGGTGCCGGTGCTGGGCATTACGTCCGATGTATCCGTCAACTCGCGCGGCAAATACCCCCTGACCGAGCTGGACCAGGAATCCCTGTATCGGCCACTGACCAAGTGGAACACCACGATCGACCGTGCCGATCAGATTCCCGACGCCGTGCGCGCTGCCTTCCGCGCCATGACGACCGGCAAGCCGGGTTCGGCGCATCTGTGCCTCCCCTATGACGTTCAGAAGCATGACGTGGACCCGGCCGGGATCTGGGCTCAGGCCGGTCACGATCGTTTCCCGGCGCTGCGCTACGCGCCGGACCCCGACGAGGTCGATCGCGCCGCGCGCCGTCTGACCGAAGCGCGCGCGCCGCTGATCATCTGCGGCGGTGGCGTGGTGATTTCGGGCGCCTGCGCTGAGCTGGACACGCTCGCGACCTCGCTCAACGCGCCGGTGTGCACCACGGTCAGCGGCCAGGGCAGCCTGGCCGATACGCACCCGCTCAACGCCGGCGTGGTAGGCGCCAATGGCGGCATCCCGGCCACCCGCGATCTGGTGGCCAATGCCGATGTCGTGCTGTTTATCGGTTGCCGCGCCGGCTCCACCACCACCGAGCACTGGCGCTTCCCCGGCCGCAACGTGCCGATCCTGCATATCGACATCGATCCAATGGTGATCGCGGCCAACTACAACACCGACGTTGGTATGGTGGGCGATGCCTTGCTGGCCCTTCGCATGTTGAACGCCGCAGTGCGTGACCGACTGCCGATGCGCCGTGCCGATACCGCCGACGGGCGCGCGCTGGTGGAAGTCGCGCGCGCGGCCAAGCGTGCGAGCTTCGCACCGCTGGCGGCCTCGCTGGAGCGGCCGATCAAGCCCGAGCGCGTGGTCGATACGCTCAACCGCCTCTTGCCCGAGGACGCCATCGTGGTGGCGGACCCTGGCACACCTTGCCCGTATTTCTCCGCCTATCACGAGAGCCGACGCGCCGGCCGGCAGTTCATCACCAATCGCGCGCATGGTGCGCTGGGTTTCTCGCTGGCGGCCGGTATCGGCGCTTCGCTGGGTCGCCCTGGCACCACGGTTGTCTCCGTGATGGGCGATGGCAGTTTCGGCTTTACCTGCGGCGAGATGGAAACGCTGGTACGCCGCCGCATCCCGCTGAAGATGATCGTGTTCTCGAACTCGGTGTTCGGCTGGATCAAGGCGAGCCAGAAGGCCGGCTACGACCGCCGCTACTTCTCCGTGGATTTCAGCCGCACCGATCACGCGCGCGTGGCCGAGGCCTTTGGCGTGCGCGCGTGGCGCGTGGAAGATCCCGCGATGCTCGACGCAGCCATTCGCGCCGCGCTGGAGCATGACGGTCCCGCGCTGGTGGACGTCATCACGCAGGAGTTGCAGGATGCCGCGGCACCGGTCAGCCAGTGGATGGGCTGA